The proteins below are encoded in one region of Chryseobacterium wanjuense:
- a CDS encoding DUF4178 domain-containing protein, whose translation MHYTCPLCKTENKIDASFHPVEYVCKSCSNLIDVSKNTSTKVVKKPIENVVLEIGQQGVIDGTAYRVTGIIIRKYGSSIFWREYYLKDDKGNSAFLSESDGHWVFLHLINEMDVKRKQNGKVAELHGVNYRWYETTQCTIHAAAGFFEDRLNFGIATYKEWVNATQMISQEQSGDSLEYFFGRHISKYTIKKAFNIPNLPNYTGIGIVQPYYFNIKQLINIFCVVALLICLLQVYVYTTRSNYPVFEQSIRFEEVKNKEMVSKSFTLSGGSAPMKVKVFSGVDNSWANVQLSLVNEKTNEIVYTSKDIEEYHGVEGGESWSEGSTTEEFNLCGVSSGTYHFLISAERQETIDTTVPASTYTSPDGTVTIKRENTGLINVINNNTFESVLFGDLKTLEGDQTGTGNMVKKAFEGKNLDSLLNINAEPLPAVAEPVTSSNYVDIKATWLPVSFWNFGIILVLMIVFFIGCYWGRHLFNVAKWKNSSNSPYPQS comes from the coding sequence ATGCATTACACTTGTCCCTTATGTAAGACTGAGAATAAGATTGATGCCAGTTTTCACCCTGTAGAATATGTCTGCAAATCATGTTCTAATCTTATTGATGTCAGCAAAAATACATCTACGAAAGTTGTAAAAAAACCGATCGAAAATGTTGTTCTGGAAATTGGTCAACAGGGAGTTATCGACGGAACAGCATACCGGGTTACGGGAATTATCATCAGGAAATATGGGTCCAGCATTTTTTGGAGAGAATATTATTTAAAAGATGATAAAGGAAACAGTGCTTTTTTGAGCGAAAGTGATGGCCATTGGGTTTTTCTGCATCTCATCAACGAAATGGATGTAAAAAGAAAACAGAATGGAAAAGTAGCCGAATTGCATGGAGTAAATTACCGTTGGTATGAAACTACACAATGCACGATTCATGCAGCTGCAGGTTTTTTTGAAGATAGACTGAATTTCGGTATTGCCACATATAAAGAGTGGGTAAATGCAACTCAGATGATCTCTCAGGAGCAATCCGGAGATTCATTGGAATATTTTTTCGGACGGCATATTTCAAAATATACAATTAAAAAAGCTTTCAACATTCCCAATCTTCCAAATTATACGGGAATAGGCATTGTTCAGCCTTATTATTTTAATATTAAACAATTAATAAATATTTTTTGTGTTGTTGCCCTCTTGATTTGTCTCCTGCAGGTCTATGTTTATACGACGCGAAGCAATTATCCTGTTTTTGAGCAATCCATCAGATTTGAGGAGGTAAAAAACAAAGAAATGGTAAGCAAAAGTTTTACCCTTTCGGGAGGTTCTGCGCCTATGAAGGTGAAAGTTTTTTCTGGAGTTGATAATTCGTGGGCCAATGTTCAGCTAAGTCTTGTAAACGAAAAGACAAATGAAATTGTTTACACATCCAAAGACATCGAAGAATATCACGGCGTTGAAGGCGGCGAAAGCTGGTCGGAAGGAAGCACAACGGAAGAATTTAATCTTTGCGGAGTTTCTTCCGGAACGTACCATTTCCTGATTTCTGCAGAAAGGCAGGAAACTATCGATACTACTGTTCCCGCATCTACTTACACTTCACCCGACGGTACAGTGACCATAAAAAGAGAAAATACAGGACTCATCAATGTAATCAACAACAATACTTTTGAATCGGTGTTGTTTGGTGATCTTAAAACTCTGGAAGGTGATCAGACGGGAACGGGAAATATGGTAAAGAAGGCATTTGAAGGGAAAAATTTAGACTCACTTTTAAATATAAATGCAGAGCCTCTTCCGGCTGTTGCAGAGCCTGTCACTTCTTCCAACTATGTCGATATTAAGGCAACATGGCTTCCGGTATCTTTCTGGAATTTCGGAATTATTTTGGTTCTGATGATTGTTTTTTTCATAGGCTGCTATTGGGGAAGACATCTTTTCAATGTTGCGAAGTGGAAAAACAGTTCAAACTCACCTTATCCTCAATCGTAA
- a CDS encoding TonB-dependent receptor domain-containing protein encodes MNTRVWIFLLLLFLSIFAKSQEIVNRKKSDSLDKKERVKNDSTRHISEVIIQSSRRNLKLNDGNIVMSVSGNRDFKTSTNILDVLRKTPNVTVDSEDGIFIGGRISPAIFIDGKPVVMSSQELQFYLRSLSPEMVESIEVNTNPSSKYDAEFKGIIGIRLKKNTNLGWKGNYNGNVSVNRFNYRENSLNLSYNTQKIAYNLQLGYNSGISTYRYNALQRLANTNVMRTSTFQNDDNKVKNFQFGVDVRLNDKNRLGLNLRGNFREIDRNRGGSLYTTNKDETELVFNTESENPTLYNQNNYGITTDYSFQNKNFKLNFLGNYLSVENKQNDDFINRDKPTSQLLSYWKSDLLNKITIYTSQIDVSQKIKNATFEAGIKYSNSHTNNNIRYDTLAVNNQFVFDPTRSNQFSYKEKILAGYLAYNQKFNKLQINAGLRFENTKSTSNAITIDSVVSRNYLEWLPSFSANYGFNKDNELSVSYSRKITRPVFSQLNPFRFYFSPLNYWIGNPYLQPSFTSQIKATYRYKNWVTSFTVGKEKDVMTRYPLYNPQTNVLEYLGTNLPYRNFAVLETNFPVKIAKWWNINTQLSGFYNHEFRPYLDEVFALRIYNYEIRLNQVFTLPKGYTVNLFTNYESKTGNSLYIIKPRYTVDFSLQKAWFKNKLNTKLSFNNIFDSYDQQLEFRHKQIMDNRLRHWWDSRRLIFSVSYQFGSSEYQKNDLQRTEEENRTR; translated from the coding sequence ATGAACACCAGAGTATGGATTTTTCTTTTGTTATTATTTTTATCAATTTTTGCCAAATCACAAGAAATTGTAAATCGTAAAAAATCCGATTCTTTAGACAAAAAAGAACGTGTCAAAAATGATTCAACCCGACATATTTCGGAAGTCATCATCCAATCGTCCCGAAGAAACCTGAAGCTGAATGACGGAAATATTGTGATGAGTGTTTCCGGAAATAGGGATTTCAAAACATCAACAAACATACTGGACGTTCTCAGAAAAACCCCGAATGTGACAGTTGATTCCGAAGACGGAATTTTTATCGGTGGAAGAATTTCTCCCGCCATTTTCATCGATGGAAAACCTGTTGTCATGAGCAGTCAGGAACTGCAGTTTTATCTTCGTTCACTCTCGCCTGAAATGGTTGAATCCATTGAAGTGAATACCAATCCTTCTTCGAAATATGATGCAGAATTTAAAGGAATTATTGGTATCAGGTTAAAAAAGAACACCAATCTCGGCTGGAAAGGGAATTATAATGGAAATGTTTCTGTAAACAGATTCAACTATCGGGAAAACTCATTGAACTTGTCGTACAACACGCAAAAAATTGCTTACAACTTGCAGTTGGGCTACAACAGCGGGATTTCAACGTATCGATATAATGCTTTGCAAAGGCTGGCAAATACAAATGTTATGCGAACTTCCACTTTTCAGAATGATGATAACAAAGTGAAAAATTTTCAGTTCGGAGTTGATGTTAGACTTAATGATAAAAACAGATTAGGTTTAAATTTGAGAGGAAATTTTAGGGAAATCGATAGAAATCGGGGCGGATCTTTGTACACCACAAATAAGGACGAAACAGAATTGGTTTTTAACACAGAGAGTGAAAATCCTACGTTATACAATCAAAATAATTACGGAATTACAACCGATTATTCTTTTCAGAATAAAAATTTTAAGCTTAATTTTTTAGGAAATTATCTTTCCGTAGAGAATAAGCAAAACGATGATTTTATCAATAGAGATAAGCCAACTTCACAGCTTTTATCCTATTGGAAATCCGATTTGTTGAATAAAATTACGATCTACACCTCTCAGATTGATGTTTCACAAAAAATCAAAAATGCAACCTTTGAAGCCGGAATAAAATACAGCAATTCTCATACGAACAACAATATCCGATATGATACTTTGGCTGTAAATAATCAGTTTGTTTTTGATCCGACCCGAAGCAATCAATTTTCATATAAAGAAAAAATATTGGCGGGATATTTAGCTTATAATCAGAAATTTAATAAGCTTCAAATCAATGCAGGATTACGATTTGAAAACACAAAAAGTACTTCCAACGCCATCACGATTGATTCTGTGGTTTCGAGAAATTACCTGGAATGGCTGCCTTCTTTCAGCGCAAATTATGGTTTTAATAAAGATAATGAACTCTCCGTTTCTTACAGCCGAAAAATCACACGACCTGTCTTTTCACAGCTCAATCCGTTCAGGTTTTATTTCAGCCCGTTGAATTACTGGATCGGGAATCCTTATCTGCAGCCGTCTTTCACAAGCCAGATCAAAGCGACTTACCGATACAAAAATTGGGTGACAAGTTTTACGGTCGGAAAAGAAAAGGATGTCATGACACGTTATCCGCTTTACAACCCGCAAACGAATGTTTTGGAATATCTGGGAACAAATTTACCCTACCGGAATTTTGCCGTTCTGGAAACCAATTTCCCTGTGAAAATAGCAAAGTGGTGGAACATAAACACCCAACTTTCAGGATTTTACAATCATGAGTTCAGGCCTTATTTGGATGAGGTTTTTGCGTTAAGAATTTATAATTATGAAATAAGGCTCAATCAGGTTTTTACACTCCCCAAAGGCTACACGGTCAATCTTTTTACCAATTATGAGTCGAAAACAGGGAACAGTTTGTACATCATAAAACCTCGGTATACAGTTGATTTTTCGCTTCAAAAAGCTTGGTTTAAGAATAAATTGAATACAAAGTTAAGTTTCAATAATATTTTCGACTCCTACGACCAGCAGCTGGAATTCAGGCATAAACAGATTATGGATAATCGGCTTAGACATTGGTGGGACAGTCGGCGTCTGATTTTTAGTGTAAGTTATCAGTTCGGAAGTTCAGAATATCAGAAAAATGATTTGCAGAGAACGGAAGAGGAAAACAGAACGAGATAA
- the ctlX gene encoding citrulline utilization hydrolase CtlX, producing the protein MQTADTVLMIEPIAFGYNAETAKNNYFQVEQTGSDIQSKALAEFNTFVGKLKSKGINVITIKDTLDPHTPDSIFPNNWVSFHNDGKVVLYPMFASNRRVERREDIIETIKDQGFEVDEIDDWSFPETQGHFLEGTGSMIFDHDNKIAYGSVSLRLDEKLFREFCKKYGFTPVVFHSFQTVGTERLPIYHTNVMMCVADKFVVICLDCIDDELEREKVIETIKNSGKEIIEISEEQMQQFAGNMLQVQNKEGKKFLVMSETAYRSLTPEQVSNIEKYCEIIYSDLNTIEVNGGGSARCMLAEVFLPKK; encoded by the coding sequence ATGCAAACAGCAGATACAGTTTTAATGATAGAGCCGATCGCATTCGGTTACAACGCTGAAACGGCGAAAAATAATTATTTCCAGGTTGAACAGACGGGCTCAGACATTCAGTCGAAGGCACTTGCGGAATTCAATACCTTTGTTGGGAAACTAAAAAGCAAAGGAATTAATGTGATCACGATTAAAGATACATTAGATCCTCACACGCCGGATTCGATTTTTCCGAACAACTGGGTAAGTTTTCATAATGACGGGAAAGTGGTGTTATACCCGATGTTCGCATCAAACAGAAGAGTCGAAAGAAGAGAAGATATTATTGAAACGATCAAAGATCAGGGATTTGAAGTCGATGAAATTGACGACTGGTCTTTTCCTGAAACACAGGGACATTTCCTGGAAGGTACGGGAAGCATGATTTTCGATCACGATAATAAAATTGCTTACGGTTCGGTTTCTTTAAGGCTGGATGAAAAATTATTCAGGGAATTTTGTAAGAAATATGGTTTTACACCGGTGGTTTTTCATTCATTTCAAACGGTGGGTACAGAAAGACTTCCGATTTATCATACCAACGTAATGATGTGTGTTGCCGATAAATTTGTTGTAATTTGTCTGGATTGCATCGATGATGAACTGGAAAGAGAAAAAGTAATTGAAACGATTAAAAATTCAGGAAAAGAAATTATCGAGATCTCCGAAGAGCAAATGCAGCAGTTTGCAGGAAATATGCTGCAGGTTCAGAATAAGGAGGGCAAAAAATTCCTTGTTATGAGTGAAACGGCTTACAGATCTTTAACGCCCGAACAAGTTTCAAATATTGAAAAATATTGCGAAATTATCTATTCAGATTTAAATACCATTGAAGTAAACGGTGGAGGAAGTGCGCGTTGTATGCTAGCTGAGGTTTTCTTGCCGAAAAAATAA
- a CDS encoding dimethylarginine dimethylaminohydrolase family protein, with the protein MKLNIKNETGRLRSVVLGQPNSMGPVPTLEESYDAKSYYSIEHNMYPKEADIINEMNAFEAVLKKYDVEVLRPSIIKDYNQVFARDVAFVIDDKMIISNVIADRADEQEAYKKVFEKVAWRKIINLPETAHIEGGDVIVWDDFLFIGTCFSEDYRSYKTARTNEYAIEILKEYFPKKRIIDLELKKNDKVPYEGILHLDCTFNPIGKDKCIIYKDGFVDESDYRLIIDIFGEENCFHVTAEEMFEMFPNIFSISPEVVVSDKTFTRMNNHLRNEWGMTVEEIPYREISKMGGLLRCSTMPLVRE; encoded by the coding sequence ATGAAACTAAACATTAAAAACGAAACGGGAAGGCTGAGATCAGTAGTTTTAGGTCAACCCAATTCAATGGGGCCGGTTCCTACCTTAGAGGAAAGTTATGACGCGAAGTCGTATTACTCAATCGAACACAATATGTATCCTAAAGAAGCGGATATCATTAATGAGATGAACGCTTTTGAAGCAGTTTTAAAAAAATATGACGTAGAAGTTCTTCGTCCGAGCATTATTAAAGATTACAATCAGGTTTTCGCAAGAGATGTAGCCTTTGTTATTGATGATAAAATGATCATTTCCAACGTGATTGCAGACAGAGCCGATGAACAGGAGGCTTACAAAAAAGTTTTTGAAAAGGTAGCGTGGAGAAAGATCATCAATCTTCCGGAAACGGCTCATATTGAAGGAGGAGACGTAATTGTCTGGGACGATTTTTTGTTTATCGGTACTTGTTTCAGTGAAGATTACAGAAGTTATAAAACTGCCAGGACAAATGAATATGCCATCGAAATTCTTAAGGAATATTTTCCTAAAAAGAGAATCATCGATCTGGAATTAAAGAAAAATGACAAGGTTCCATACGAAGGAATTTTGCATTTGGATTGTACTTTTAACCCGATTGGTAAAGATAAATGCATTATTTACAAGGATGGTTTTGTTGATGAAAGCGATTACCGTCTGATCATTGATATTTTCGGGGAAGAAAACTGCTTCCATGTGACAGCCGAAGAAATGTTTGAAATGTTCCCGAATATTTTCTCAATATCCCCGGAAGTTGTGGTTTCCGACAAGACATTTACAAGAATGAATAATCATCTAAGAAACGAATGGGGAATGACGGTTGAAGAAATTCCGTACAGGGAGATCTCTAAAATGGGTGGTTTGTTGAGGTGTTCTACGATGCCGCTTGTGAGGGAGTGA
- a CDS encoding NAD(P)/FAD-dependent oxidoreductase, whose translation MRSGGKYSRKDFLKTLFLGSLMLPFLQYCSKKGKSLLLKITGTDYVLGHKLWAKDFPKPTEEIHTKYLIVGGGISGLSACRFFSQNSENDYLLLEMEDHLGGNSSSGQNKFSKFPLGAHYLPLPNKENTEIIDFLKECNIYQGDDENGEPILDEYQMTFPQQERLFFKNSWQNDIVPQKGVSAETQKEFDRFFKLMDDFRDGKGADGKYFFAIPVEDSSEDPELIQLEKMLFKSFLATENFKSEELLWLLDYSCRDDYGLGIDHVSAWAGIHYFAGRKNNWSKKYKDQVFTWPEGNARLVKHFSKYTAGKSLTKNLVFDVKINDGVEVLSFDNARKKTRKIFAEKVLFAIPQFVNERIFNDKQAKYFNYVPWLLTTITLKNQFGGDEELAWDNVIYGSDGLGYIYDQHQNVDQIMGEKVMTYYKSFSTDDCRKARRKLYSMNESELQNLVLEDLKKAHPLIEDFIVEMQFHKIGHAMIAPVPNQIFGVKTQEAKQPIDGKIFFAHTDLSGISIFEEAFYQGWRTAEKMI comes from the coding sequence ATGAGGAGTGGGGGAAAGTACAGTAGAAAAGATTTCCTTAAAACACTATTTTTAGGCAGTCTGATGCTTCCTTTTCTGCAATATTGCAGTAAAAAAGGGAAGTCACTTTTATTAAAAATCACCGGCACTGATTATGTTCTAGGCCACAAGCTTTGGGCTAAAGATTTTCCAAAACCTACAGAAGAAATCCATACAAAATATCTCATCGTCGGAGGTGGAATCTCCGGGCTTTCTGCATGTAGATTTTTCAGCCAGAATAGTGAAAATGATTATCTGTTACTCGAAATGGAAGATCATTTAGGAGGAAATTCATCAAGCGGACAAAATAAGTTTTCAAAATTTCCTTTGGGAGCACATTATCTGCCATTGCCGAATAAAGAAAATACGGAAATCATCGATTTTTTAAAAGAATGCAATATTTATCAGGGTGATGATGAAAATGGAGAACCGATTTTAGATGAATATCAAATGACTTTTCCGCAACAGGAAAGATTATTTTTTAAAAATTCATGGCAAAATGATATTGTTCCACAAAAAGGAGTTTCCGCAGAAACTCAGAAAGAGTTTGACCGCTTTTTCAAATTAATGGATGATTTCCGTGACGGGAAAGGAGCGGACGGAAAATATTTCTTTGCAATTCCGGTTGAAGATTCAAGTGAAGACCCTGAATTGATTCAATTAGAAAAAATGTTGTTTAAAAGTTTTCTTGCGACAGAAAATTTTAAATCTGAAGAATTGCTTTGGCTGTTAGATTATTCATGCCGGGACGATTACGGATTGGGAATTGACCATGTCTCAGCCTGGGCCGGAATTCATTATTTTGCAGGAAGAAAAAACAACTGGAGCAAAAAATATAAAGATCAGGTTTTCACCTGGCCGGAAGGAAATGCAAGACTGGTAAAGCATTTTTCAAAATATACGGCAGGAAAGAGCTTAACGAAAAATTTAGTTTTTGATGTTAAAATCAATGACGGCGTTGAGGTTTTAAGTTTTGATAATGCCCGGAAAAAAACAAGAAAAATCTTTGCGGAAAAAGTTCTTTTTGCAATACCTCAATTTGTCAACGAAAGAATTTTTAATGATAAACAGGCAAAATATTTTAATTATGTTCCCTGGCTTTTAACGACGATTACCCTGAAAAACCAGTTCGGTGGAGATGAAGAATTGGCTTGGGATAATGTAATTTATGGTTCGGATGGTTTGGGATATATTTACGACCAGCATCAAAATGTAGATCAGATCATGGGCGAAAAAGTGATGACTTATTACAAAAGTTTTTCCACGGACGATTGCAGAAAGGCAAGGCGAAAGCTGTATTCCATGAATGAAAGCGAACTTCAAAATCTCGTTTTGGAGGATCTGAAAAAAGCACATCCTCTGATCGAGGATTTCATTGTTGAAATGCAGTTTCACAAGATTGGTCACGCGATGATTGCACCGGTTCCGAATCAGATTTTTGGCGTAAAAACTCAGGAAGCAAAACAGCCGATCGACGGAAAAATTTTCTTTGCTCACACCGATTTATCGGGTATTTCAATTTTTGAAGAAGCCTTTTATCAAGGCTGGAGAACCGCAGAAAAAATGATATGA
- a CDS encoding DUF350 domain-containing protein, producing MDQINFLPVINSLLYSFLGIAILLICYFILEKLTPERTWHEISKNQNVALAIIFGAFIIGISIIISAAIHG from the coding sequence ATGGATCAGATTAATTTTTTACCGGTTATCAACTCGTTACTATATTCATTCTTAGGCATCGCTATTCTGCTGATTTGCTATTTTATTCTTGAAAAATTAACGCCGGAAAGAACGTGGCATGAGATTTCAAAAAACCAGAATGTAGCATTGGCGATTATTTTCGGAGCATTTATCATCGGGATTTCAATTATCATAAGCGCAGCGATTCATGGATAA
- a CDS encoding S-adenosylmethionine decarboxylase family protein, which yields MKPLSSKGLHILLTLETESEDLLLNSKGFLSFTEKILATKDVEIVGVTDHIFENHSFTSAVCLKESHLCIHTWPEFKQLTFDVFLCNYMQDNTEKVEQIADEVIGYFNAKIIQKHKIYR from the coding sequence TTGAAACCATTATCAAGCAAAGGTTTACATATTCTTCTGACTTTGGAAACGGAGTCAGAAGATTTGTTATTAAACAGTAAAGGTTTTTTAAGTTTTACTGAGAAAATTTTAGCTACAAAAGACGTGGAAATTGTGGGAGTGACCGATCATATTTTTGAAAATCATAGTTTTACTTCTGCGGTTTGCCTGAAAGAATCTCATTTGTGCATTCATACCTGGCCGGAATTTAAACAACTGACCTTTGATGTTTTCCTTTGTAATTATATGCAGGATAATACGGAAAAAGTGGAGCAGATTGCAGATGAGGTAATCGGGTATTTCAATGCCAAAATTATTCAAAAACACAAAATTTACAGATAA
- a CDS encoding polyamine aminopropyltransferase: MDKKRIPLELLLLFSVFVIATCGLIYELVAGALASYLLGDSVKQFSFIIGVYLFSMGVGSYFAKFIKGNLIDKFVEIEILVGIVGGISSVVLFILFNTLAHFEAVLYLFVFFTGCLVGVEIPLLMNILKDRIQFKDLVSNVFAFDYIGALLASILFPLVLIPNLGIVKTPLFFGLINISIAIFLCFYLKKELSKPVLLKIKAIGAFVFLLILFIFSDKILSFSEEKLYGENVVYTKSSPYQRIVLTRNNREFRLYLNNNLQFSSTDEYRYHEALVHPAMSMAKNIDHVLILGGGDGFAVREVLKYKEVKDITLVDLDGEMTNFFKTNETMRELNQSSLSNPKVKIINKDAYIWVKENKQKFGVIIIDFPDPSNYSLGKLYSLQFYKELERLTTPDTKIVVQTTSPYFAPKSFWCIEKTINQIFPFTSAYHTYVPSFGEWGFSMASFEPVNNKIYRRIPNLKFYDYNFPQMSYFSKDMITEDVEVNRLDNQILVRYFDEEWGKVQ; the protein is encoded by the coding sequence ATGGATAAGAAGAGGATTCCTCTTGAACTTTTACTGCTGTTTTCGGTATTTGTCATTGCGACTTGCGGACTTATTTACGAATTGGTTGCAGGAGCTCTGGCGAGTTATCTTTTGGGTGACTCTGTGAAACAGTTTTCTTTTATTATCGGGGTTTACCTTTTTTCGATGGGGGTAGGTTCTTATTTTGCGAAATTCATCAAAGGAAATCTGATCGACAAATTCGTGGAAATAGAAATCCTTGTCGGAATTGTCGGAGGAATAAGTTCGGTAGTTTTATTTATTTTATTCAATACTTTAGCGCATTTTGAGGCTGTTTTATATCTTTTTGTCTTTTTCACGGGATGTTTGGTTGGCGTGGAAATTCCGTTGCTGATGAATATTTTGAAGGACAGGATTCAGTTTAAAGATCTGGTCTCAAATGTTTTTGCTTTCGATTATATCGGGGCTTTACTGGCTTCAATTTTATTTCCTTTGGTTTTAATTCCGAATTTAGGTATTGTAAAAACACCTTTATTTTTTGGTTTAATTAATATTTCGATCGCCATTTTTTTATGTTTTTATCTTAAAAAAGAGCTTTCAAAGCCGGTTTTGTTGAAGATAAAAGCAATCGGAGCTTTTGTTTTTCTGTTGATACTTTTTATTTTTTCAGACAAAATTTTATCATTTTCGGAGGAAAAATTATACGGTGAAAATGTCGTTTACACCAAAAGTTCGCCTTACCAGAGAATTGTTTTGACAAGGAATAACCGGGAGTTTCGATTATATTTAAACAATAATTTGCAGTTTTCTTCCACCGACGAATACCGCTATCATGAAGCATTGGTTCATCCTGCGATGTCAATGGCGAAAAATATCGATCATGTTCTAATTTTAGGCGGTGGCGACGGTTTTGCAGTTCGTGAAGTTTTGAAATATAAAGAAGTAAAAGATATCACGTTGGTAGACCTGGACGGAGAAATGACCAATTTCTTCAAGACCAATGAAACCATGCGGGAACTTAATCAGAGTTCTCTATCAAATCCGAAGGTGAAGATCATTAATAAAGACGCTTATATTTGGGTTAAAGAAAACAAGCAGAAATTCGGGGTCATCATCATCGATTTCCCGGATCCGTCCAATTACAGTTTGGGAAAATTATATTCTCTGCAGTTTTATAAAGAATTGGAACGATTGACCACTCCAGACACAAAAATTGTGGTTCAGACCACTTCTCCCTATTTTGCACCAAAATCTTTTTGGTGTATCGAGAAAACGATCAATCAGATTTTTCCTTTTACTTCGGCGTATCACACCTATGTTCCGTCTTTCGGAGAGTGGGGGTTTTCGATGGCGTCTTTTGAGCCTGTTAACAATAAGATTTACAGGAGAATTCCCAATTTAAAATTTTACGATTACAACTTCCCTCAAATGTCATATTTTTCCAAAGACATGATAACGGAAGATGTGGAAGTCAATCGATTGGATAATCAAATTTTAGTACGATATTTTGATGAGGAGTGGGGGAAAGTACAGTAG